A stretch of the Uranotaenia lowii strain MFRU-FL chromosome 3, ASM2978415v1, whole genome shotgun sequence genome encodes the following:
- the LOC129751898 gene encoding LOW QUALITY PROTEIN: O-glucosyltransferase rumi homolog (The sequence of the model RefSeq protein was modified relative to this genomic sequence to represent the inferred CDS: deleted 2 bases in 2 codons) produces MKNLTEFLVIIILLFGTSDGDDGMCMAKEPSCSDAPKEESTVNLYKDADNKYIRLIEEAIASYEPCYYNNTCYLDTLKKDLKPFASGISKQMIDRAASYGTKYQIIDHRLYRQKDCMFPARCSGVEHFIKPLLTKLPDMELVINCRDWPQISRYWNQKDPLPVLSFSKTDEYLDIMYPTWGFWEGGPAISLYPTGLGRWDEHRSSVQKAAKKWPWESKKNQAFFRGSRTSEERDPLVLLSRSNPELVDAQYTKNQAWKSPQDTLNAEPAQEIRLEGHCQYKYLFNFRGVAASFRFKHLFLCKSLVFHVGDEWQEFFYQSLKPWVHYVPVPVGASQQDLSELIKFFIEHEQLAREMAIRGFRHIWYGLKMEDVESYWRKLLKRYGKLINYKVKRDPQLMEV; encoded by the exons ATGAAGAATCTCACTGAATTCTtagtaataattattttattatttgggACAAGTGATGGTGATGATGGAATGTGTATGGCCAAGGAACCCTCCTGTTCTGACGCTCCTAAAGAAGAATCCACGGTAAACTTGTACAAAGATG CCGATAACAAATACATACGATTGATCGAGGAAGCTATTGCTTCCTACGAACCGTGCTACTACAATAATACCTGCTATCTGGATACgcttaaaaaagatctgaaaCCATTTGCTTCCGGGATCAGCAAGCAGATGATAGACCGAGCAGCAAGCTACGGAACGAAGTACCAAATCATCGACCATCGCCTGTATCGACAGAAAGATTGCATGTTCCCGGCCCGTTGTTCTGGTGTGGAACACTTCATAAAACCTCTCCTGACCAAGCTGCCGGACATGGAGCTGGTAATAAACTGTCGTGATTGGCCACAGATAAGTCGTTACTGGAATCAAAAGGACCCCCTTCCAGTTTTATCATTTAGCAAAACTGATGAATATCTAGACATCATGTACCCAACCTGGGGGTTCTGGGAAGGTGGACCAGCCATTTCTCTATATCCAACAGGTCTGGGCCGCTGGGACGAACACCGAAGTTCAGTTCAGAAAGCTGCCAAAAAATGGCCATGGGAAAGCAAGAAAAATCAAGCTTTCTTCCGTGGCTCCAGGACATCAGAAGAACGAGATCCATTAGTTCTGTTGTCTCGCAGCAACCCAGAACTGGTAGATGCCCAATACACCAAGAATCAAGCTTGGAAGTCTCCGCAGGACACGCTGAATGCCGAACCAGCTCAGGAAATTCGTCTGGAAGGTCATTGTCAGTACAagtatttattcaatttcagaGGAGTTGCAGCCAGTTTCCGCTTCAAGCATTTG TTCCTATGCAAATCGTTAGTTTTTCACGTGGGTGACGAATGGCAGGAA TTTTTCTACCAATCTTTAAAGCCATGGGTTCATTACGTTCCGGTGCCTGTCGGAGCAAGCCAGCAAGATTTGAGTgaattgataaagttttttattgaacATGAACAGCTGGCAAGGGAAATGGCGATTCGTGGATTCCGCCACATTTGGTATGGATTAAAAATGGAAGATGTGGAAAGCTACTGGCGTAAGCTGCTAAAGCGCTACGGCAAGCTGATAAACTACAAGGTCAAACGAGATCCGCAGTTGATGGAGGTGTAA
- the LOC129751897 gene encoding LOW QUALITY PROTEIN: mitochondrial chaperone BCS1 (The sequence of the model RefSeq protein was modified relative to this genomic sequence to represent the inferred CDS: deleted 2 bases in 2 codons): MTLTEYIGALSDNPYFGAGFGLFGLGAGAAMLRKGMQGALILFRRHYMITLEVPCRDKSYQWLLQWITQKGARHTQHLSVETSFQQRDTGHIKTKYDFIPSIGTHIMRYGGTWIKVDRAREQHTLDLHMGVPWETVQLTAFGRDKNLYFKILEEARQLALKNTEGKTIMYTAMGSEWRPFGHPRKRRPLKSVVLDAGVADRILADCREFIHNPQWYADRGIPYRRGYLLHGPPGCGKSSFITALAGEIEFGICLLNLSERGLTDDRLNHLMNVAPQQSIILLEDIDAAFVSREDTKMQKAAYEGLNRVTFSGLLNCLDGVASTEARIVFMTTNYLERLDPALIRPGRVDVKEFVGHCTTHQLEQMFMRFYTGQEAVSNSKLFAENVLKIGKPVSPAQIQGYFMIHKMSDQQTVLDNVPKIWDSS; encoded by the exons ATGACTTTAACCGAGTACATCGGAGCGCTATCGGATAATCCGTATTTTGGGGCAGGTTTCGGCTTGTTTGGTTTAGGCGCTGGCGCTGCTATGTTACGTAAAGGAATGCAGGGAGCGCTTATCTTATTTCGGAGGCATTATATGATTACCCTGGAAGTTCCCTGTCGGGACAAATCCTACCAATGGCTGCTGCAGTGGATAACCCAGAAGGGAGCCCGA CACACTCAGCATCTCAGTGTGGAAACTTCTTTTCAGCAACGTGATACTGGTCATATAAAAACCAAATACGATTTCATACCTTCCATCGGCACGCACATTATGCGATATGGTGGTACCTGGATAAAGGTAGACCGAGCCAGGGAACAGCATACCCTGGATTTACATATGGGTGTACCTTGGGAGACGGTCCAGTTGACAGCATTTGGTCGAGACAAAAATCTATATTTCAAAATACTTGAAGAAG cCAGACAGCTGGCGCTTAAGAACACTGAAGGAAAAACAATTATGTACACTGCCATGGGTTCGGAATGGCGCCCATTTGGTCATCCTCGGAAACGTCGCCCGCTAAAATCGGTTGTCCTAGACGCTGGTGTCGCCGATCGGATATTGGCCGATTGTCGTGAATTTATTCACAATCCCCAATGGTATGCGGATCGAGGCATTCCCTATAGGCGAGGTTATCTGCTACATGGTCCCCCAGGCTGTGGGAAATCTAGT TTCATTACCGCCCTAGCCGGTGAAATTGAATTTGGCATTTGTCTATTGAATCTGTCCGAGCGAGGTCTGACGGACGATCGATTGAATCACCTCATGAATGTGGCTCCGCAGCAGTCGATCATTCTGCTGGAAGACATTGATGCTGCTTTTGTTTCTCGTGAAGATACCAAGATGCAAAAAGCTGCCTATGAAGGACTGAATCGTGTAACCTTCAGCGGTTTACTCAATTGTCTAGATGGTGTCGCTTCCACTGAAGCTAGAATTGTCTTTATGACGACTAACTATCTGGAGCGGTTAGATCCAGCTCTCATTCGACCAGGACGGGTGGATGTTAAAGAGTTTGTAGGCCATTGCACCACACATCAGCTGGAGCAGATGTTTATGCGTTTCTACACCGGACAGGAAGCGGTCAGTAATTCGAAGCTTTTTGCGGAAAATGTTCTGAAAATCGGAAAACCAGTTAGTCCAGCACAGATTCAGGGATACTTTATGATCCATAAAATGTCAGATCAGCAAACGGTACTAGATAATGTGCCCAAGATTTGGGATAGTTCATAA
- the LOC129751899 gene encoding uncharacterized protein LOC129751899, with translation MAALPVQRLTPFKRPFNFVGIDYLGPVEVVVGRRREKRWVAVFTCMVVRAVHLEVVHSLTAQSCIMAIRRFISRRGPASEYFTDNGTNFRGASKEIIQRVREIDAVCADEFTTAITSWHFIPPGTPHMGGAWERMVRSVKQVMATLDDGRRLNDEILLTTLAETEDMINSRPLTLVTTDSVMGALCPNVFLRGSDPNEPHEVIQPTHPAEALRDAYKRSQQLSDELWKRWIREYVPTVNQRSKWFSETNPLKKGDLVYVVEGSRRKAWVRGIIEEPIVSGDGRVRQALVRTTGGVFRRGTANLAVLEIADRVQTVGPESAAHHATFENGGNADPVAPESESGPGLRVGDC, from the coding sequence ATGGCTGCACTTCCTGTACAAAGATTAACTCCATTTAAACGTCCATTTAACTTCGTGGGCATTGATTACCTGGGTCCTGTTGAAGTCGTCGTCGGCCGCCGCAGAGAAAAACGCTGGGTTGCGGTGTTCACGTGCATGGTTGTTAGAGCGGTGCATTTGGAAGTTGTCCACAGTCTTACCGCGCAATCATGCATCATGGCGATCCGCCGTTTCATCAGCCGCCGAGGTCCAGCCTCCGAATACTTCACAGACAACGGGACGAACTTCCGAGGTGCGAGTAAGGAGATAATCCAACGGGTACGAGAAATTGATGCTGTTTGTGCCGATGAATTTACGACTGCTATCACGAGTTGGCACTTCATCCCACCTGGAACACCCCACATGGGAGGGGCGTGGGAAAGGATGGTGCGCTCGGTGAAGCAAGTCATGGCCACTTTGGACGACGGGCGTCGATTGAACGACGAAATCCTCCTGACTACGCTTGCTGAAACTGAGGACATGATCAACAGCCGGCCCCTTACTCTTGTAACCACGGACTCAGTGATGGGTGCACTTTGTCCAAATGTCTTCCTTCGAGGTTCAGATCCTAACGAGCCGCATGAAGTCATTCAACCTACGCATCCTGCAGAAGCACTTCGGGATGCTTACAAGAGATCGCAGCAGCTGTCCGACGAGTTATGGAAGCGGTGGATTAGAGAGTACGTGCCGACAGTCAACCAACGGTCCAAGTGGTTCTCCGAAACAAATCCTCTAAAGAAAGGGGATCTCGTATACGTGGTCGAAGGCAGTCGACGCAAAGCATGGGTTCGAGGAATCATCGAGGAGCCGATCGTTTCGGGTGACGGAAGAGTCCGTCAAGCTTTGGTACGCACAACTGGTGGTGTTTTTCGTCGTGGAACGGCAAATCTGGCTGTACTAGAGATTGCTGATAGAGTCCAGACGGTGGGTCCAGAGAGTGCCGCTCATCATGCAACTTTTGAGAATGGTGGTAACGCTGAtccggtggctccagagagtgaatcCGGACCAGGTTTACGGGTGGGGGATTGTTGA
- the LOC129753962 gene encoding uncharacterized protein LOC129753962: MPSSFPLVIQQQHRPSFTAIMSMTTTTASTPKRKPSSEPGSLGVGGGSRESIHLNQDKVTDYERVLGIMWDTQNDVFSFAVPTNAAATEAEPPKKRGVLSTVMSLFDPIGLLAPFTVLGKMLMQDLWRAGCDWDQRIDGECLDKWRQWVAMFSLVEGVRIPRCNFGSTPSDRFGQIQLHIFSDAGENAYGSVAYLRICVDNNVKCSLVMARSKPFVGFRIGEILSLSKLTDWRYVPTKLNVADSLTKWGRLPDLSSEGSWFRGPEFLYQQPSEWPQQNLPAANTRTEIKAIHLFHGVELPSCFIDVTRFSKWNVAVRTVACIFRFISNCRRRAAGKSIEAVLSTPKLKKLIKVEIPFVVVPLRQDEHRCAENTLFRLAQSESYSDEIKILKKNAELPFQNWFPLEKSSPLYKLVPLIDADGLGMDFERR, translated from the exons ATGCCCAGCAGTTTTCCACTCGTTATCCAGCAGCAGCACAGGCCATCGTTCACCGCCATTATGTCGATGACTACTACGACAGCTTCGACACCGAAGAGGAAGCCATCGAGCGAACCAGGGAG TTTGGGAGTgggtggtggctccagagagtcaatCCATTTGAACCAAGACAAGGTGACGGATTACGAACGAGTTCTCGGCATCATGTGGGACACACAGAACGACGTGTTTTCCTTTGCGGTACCCACAAACGCAGCAGCTACAGAGGCAGAACCACCAAAGAAAAGGGGAGTCCTGAGCACGGTCATGTCGCTGTTCGATCCAATCGGCCTGTTAGCTCCATTTACGGTGTTAGGAAAGATGCTCATGCAAGACCTGTGGCGAGCGGGTTGCGACTGGGACCAGCGAATCGACGGAGAGTGCCTGGATAAGTGGCGACAGTGGGTCGCAATGTTTTCTCTGGTCGAGGGTGTTCGGATTCCAAGATGCAACTTTGGATCGACACCTTCTGACCGATTTGGCCAAATACAGCTACATATCTTCAGTGATGCCGGGGAGAATGCGTACGGAAGTGTTGCGTATCTACGGATTTGTGTGGACAATAATGTTAAATGTTCGTTGGTGATGGCTCGATCGAAA CCGTTCGTCGGCTTTCGAATCGGAGAAATTCTGAGCCTCTCCAAGCTGACAGACTGGCGCTACGTTCCGACCAAGCTAAATGTAGCAGATTCGCTCACCAAATGGGGTCGTCTTCCGGATCTTTCGAGCGAAGGTTCATGGTTTCGTGGCCCGGAGTTCCTGTACCAGCAGCCGTCGGAATGGCCTCAACAGAATCTTCCCGCTGCAAATACACGAACGGAAATCAAGGCAATACACCTTTTTCACGGTGTTGAGCTTCCAAGTTGCTTTATCGACGTGACTAGATTTTCGAAGTGGAATGTTGCAGTTCGCACCGTGGCATGCATTTTCCGATTCATCTCCAACTGCCGGCGCCGAGCCGCTGGCAAATCCATCGAAGCAGTCCTTTCGACTCCAAAGCTTAAAAAGCTCATCAAGGTTGAAATTCCCTTTGTAGTGGTTCCGTTGCGGCAAGACGAGCATCGATGTGCCGAAAATACTCTCTTCAGGTTGGCTCAAAGCGAGTCGTACAGCGACGAAATCAAGATATTGAAGAAGAATGCAGAATTACCTTTTCAAAATTGGTTTCCACTAGAAAAGTCCAGCCCTCTCTACAAGCTTGTGCCCTTGATCGACGCCGATG GTTTGGGCATGGATTTCGAGAGACGGTGA
- the LOC129753963 gene encoding trichohyalin-like has protein sequence MSDPANDTIRNVEKSVNNRNCMYCEEVDSEDDMVQCDMCSFWSHYQCAGVTEAVKSVPWNCTKCSNLLHVPKIRKPVKKNVSKRTGSAKSDVGTELREGRPSIQESLSLLEQESAAIEQQLQEEKILHDKRLELERSVNEKRRALQQKMQEEKLRQEKLQLEQQLADHKDFLIRQKQMRDQFRKMKADLSQEFENDEEDSDPDVGSVKTKAWVETQEDPRGAYPKKPAAAPRSFPLTVRNALVERHGETDSEQSGIGRQRKHEPLATSSKGEAQAEKKKNGDTDHRFKELLEHYLKANGSQQEPEASEPEESELEKLEQALIRKLLERNTLGRACSVSSGPTKEQLAARELRPNIFLLFEASQRCGPNSSAASNTPRRRVGTPIPTI, from the coding sequence ATGTCGGATCCGGCGAATGATACGATCAGGAATGTGGAGAAATCGGTCAACAATCGCAACTGCATGTATTGCGAGGAAGTTGATAGTGAAGATGACATGGTCCAATGCGACATGTGTAGCTTTTGGAGTCACTATCAATGCGCGGGAGTTACCGAGGCAGTGAAGAGTGTACCATGGAACTGCACGAAATGCAGTAATTTGCTGCACGTTCCCAAAATAAGGAAACCTGTTAAAAAGAACGTTTCCAAACGAACGGGAAGTGCCAAAAGCGATGTCGGAACGGAGCTTCGAGAAGGTCGGCCATCGATTCAAGAATCTCTGAGCCTTCTCGAACAAGAATCGGCTGCGATCGAGCAGCAACTGCAGGAGGAGAAAATACTGCACGACAAACGCTTGGAATTGGAGAGATCGGTGAACGAAAAAAGGCGTGCGCTGCAACAAAAGATGCAGGAGGAGAAACTTCGCCAGGAGAAGCTGCAACTAGAACAGCAATTGGCGGACCACAAGGACTTCTTGATCCGGCAGAAGCAGATGCGCGACCAGTTCCGGAAAATGAAAGCCGATCTGAGTCAGGAGTTTGAGAACGATGAAGAGGACAGCGATCCGGATGTTGGTTCCGTGAAGACGAAGGCGTGGGTAGAGACGCAAGAAGATCCCCGCGGAGCTTATCCCAAGAAGCCGGCAGCAGCGCCAAGGAGTTTCCCTCTCACTGTGCGTAACGCGTTGGTGGAACGGCATGGCGAGACAGATTCGGAACAGAGCGGAATTGGACGCCAACGCAAACACGAACCATTGGCGACGTCATCGAAAGGCGAGGCTCAAgcggagaagaagaagaatgggGACACCGACCATCGTTTCAAAGAGCTGTTGGAGCACTATTTGAAGGCAAATGGATCGCAACAGGAGCCGGAAGCATCCGAACCGGAAGAGTCTGAGCTGGAAAAGCTTGAACAGGCTTTGATTAGGAAGTTGTTAGAACGTAACACGTTAGGACGAGCTTGTAGTGTTAGTTCAGGGCCGACTAAAGAACAGTTGGCTGCACGCGAGCTGCGTCCAAACATCTTCCTACTTTTCGAGGCGAGCCAGAGGTGTGGCCCCAATTCATCAGCTGCTTCGAATACACCACGGAGGCGTGTGGGTACACCAATACCGACAATTTGA